Proteins found in one Gordonia sp. PDNC005 genomic segment:
- a CDS encoding NAD(P)H-quinone oxidoreductase, with protein sequence MRAIAGSEPLDVTDLPEPEPAPGEVIVDVAAAGVNRADILQAAGNYPPPPGASDVLGLEVSGTISAIGDNVSGWSIGDEVCALLAGGGYAERVAVPAPQLMPVPRGVDLVSAAALPEVACTVMSNIVLTAHLGPGELLLVHGGSSGIGTHAIQLAHALGARVAVTARNQGKLDRCRDLGADILIDYSTQDFDQVIAAEGGADVILDIIGAKYLSRNVTALATGGRLVIIGMQGGVKAELNIAALMTKRAAVVGTTLRGRPVVGPGSKAMIVAETIARTWPLVASGDVQPIIDSVFDLADAGAAHARLNSGEAVGKVLLTI encoded by the coding sequence ATGCGCGCGATTGCAGGTTCCGAGCCCCTCGACGTCACCGACCTACCCGAGCCGGAACCTGCGCCGGGAGAGGTGATCGTCGACGTTGCGGCTGCCGGAGTGAATCGCGCCGACATCCTTCAGGCCGCAGGCAACTACCCGCCGCCGCCCGGGGCGTCGGACGTCCTCGGCCTGGAAGTGTCCGGAACGATCTCCGCGATCGGAGACAATGTGTCCGGCTGGTCGATCGGCGACGAAGTGTGCGCACTCCTGGCGGGCGGCGGCTACGCGGAAAGAGTGGCCGTTCCGGCACCGCAGTTGATGCCGGTGCCCCGGGGCGTCGACCTCGTGTCCGCCGCGGCCCTGCCGGAAGTCGCCTGCACCGTGATGTCGAACATCGTGCTGACCGCCCACCTAGGGCCTGGTGAACTTCTCCTCGTGCACGGCGGCAGCAGCGGAATCGGCACCCACGCGATCCAGTTGGCGCACGCCCTGGGCGCGCGAGTCGCCGTCACTGCCCGCAATCAGGGCAAGCTCGACCGCTGTCGAGACCTCGGTGCCGACATACTCATCGACTACTCGACTCAGGATTTCGACCAGGTCATCGCGGCGGAGGGCGGGGCGGACGTCATCCTCGACATCATCGGCGCCAAGTATTTGTCACGGAACGTGACAGCGCTGGCGACGGGCGGGCGACTCGTCATCATCGGCATGCAGGGTGGAGTGAAGGCCGAGCTGAACATCGCGGCCCTGATGACCAAGCGCGCCGCAGTCGTCGGCACCACGCTCCGCGGCCGCCCGGTGGTCGGCCCTGGTTCGAAGGCGATGATCGTCGCGGAGACGATTGCCCGGACGTGGCCGCTCGTCGCAAGCGGCGACGTCCAGCCGATCATCGACTCTGTCTTCGACCTGGCCGACGCAGGTGCCGCGCACGCTCGGCTCAATTCCGGCGAAGCCGTCGGGAAGGTGCTGCTCACCATCTGA
- a CDS encoding CHAP domain-containing protein has product MTTADDTDVHPPRKLRRRWIVLAVVAVILAGGAVVAEQTGAIRTGLAWWDSRNLTYPDVDTAQLSPVQQRIVDVTRAEYDAQPAGTKYSQGVEEEWCADFVSWVMRSAGREFSNPNSGSWRIPGVYTLTEYFQAEKRFRPAGSGYTPKLGDVMLYGHDSPFRQHTNIVLTVDDGVVTTVGGNEWGGHVRISRFDLSDRGLVGIGVL; this is encoded by the coding sequence ATGACAACGGCAGACGACACCGACGTTCACCCGCCACGCAAACTGCGTCGCCGGTGGATTGTGCTCGCGGTAGTCGCCGTCATCCTCGCGGGAGGTGCGGTCGTCGCTGAACAGACAGGAGCGATCCGCACGGGATTAGCCTGGTGGGACAGCCGCAATCTCACGTATCCGGACGTCGACACGGCGCAGCTCTCACCGGTACAGCAGCGCATCGTGGACGTGACTCGCGCCGAGTACGACGCACAGCCTGCCGGCACCAAGTACTCCCAGGGCGTCGAGGAGGAATGGTGCGCCGATTTCGTCAGCTGGGTGATGCGCTCCGCGGGCCGCGAGTTCAGCAACCCGAACTCCGGCAGTTGGCGCATCCCCGGCGTGTACACGCTCACGGAGTACTTCCAGGCTGAGAAGCGATTCCGACCCGCAGGATCCGGCTACACGCCCAAGCTCGGCGACGTGATGCTGTACGGCCACGACAGTCCGTTCCGGCAGCACACCAACATCGTGCTGACTGTCGACGATGGAGTGGTCACCACCGTCGGCGGCAACGAATGGGGCGGCCACGTCCGGATCAGTCGGTTCGACCTGTCCGACCGCGGTCTGGTCGGGATCGGCGTGCTCTGA
- a CDS encoding HNH endonuclease signature motif containing protein translates to MANTFDLPDSPLELARLQDAVAVKLSSVSLTPMTDDDVLLMSGVLERSHRRSDGVDARLFAEVSTRGAYRKAGAQTPGKYLTAALRLGAGASKRRLAAALAISPMYNYSGDQLDPVLPATAAAVADGDLSVDHVNEIVAVIEEIPAAIPADDKARAEAELAELSRDLTPEGTREVGRRILAHLDPDGSLTDDADRARTRGFAIQPQDKRLMSKIRAQLSPALRAKLEAILTLWAEPGMNNPDDPESPRGAAYGADAEALSAARERDSRSQSQRNHDALEAMLDHLLANGALGDSVALPSHLVVTASLEDLENRAGVAVTATGTRLPVTDLVDIAADATPWLEVFEGQSSQILHFGRGRRLASLAQRLALFGRDRGCTAPGCTTPWSRTQAHHMPDWHDGGPTDIDHLGGACGGHNRSVSTTPGGWETTILTSGPFKGRVGWRPTGSNEPWKVNHSLQPEKLLPAVRATKSGSAVEKWLSCRIPAPPPGPPAPPGTDVVRNLA, encoded by the coding sequence ATGGCCAACACCTTCGATCTCCCCGATTCGCCTCTGGAGCTGGCCCGCCTGCAGGACGCGGTGGCTGTGAAGTTGTCGTCGGTGTCGCTGACCCCGATGACCGATGACGACGTGCTGCTGATGTCGGGTGTTCTTGAGCGCTCCCATCGGCGTTCGGACGGCGTGGACGCCCGCCTCTTCGCGGAGGTCTCTACCCGCGGCGCGTACCGCAAGGCCGGCGCCCAGACGCCGGGCAAGTACCTCACCGCCGCGCTGCGCCTCGGTGCCGGCGCGAGCAAGCGTCGCCTGGCCGCGGCGTTGGCGATCAGCCCGATGTACAACTACTCCGGCGACCAGCTTGACCCGGTCTTGCCGGCCACCGCAGCAGCGGTCGCCGATGGCGACCTCTCGGTCGACCACGTCAACGAGATCGTCGCCGTGATCGAGGAGATCCCCGCCGCGATCCCCGCCGACGACAAGGCTCGTGCCGAGGCCGAGCTCGCCGAACTGTCCCGCGACCTGACCCCGGAGGGCACCCGCGAAGTCGGACGCCGCATCCTGGCTCACCTCGACCCCGACGGTTCGCTGACTGACGACGCCGACCGCGCCCGGACCCGAGGATTTGCGATCCAACCGCAGGACAAGCGCCTGATGTCCAAGATCCGGGCACAACTGTCGCCGGCGCTTCGAGCCAAGCTCGAAGCAATCCTCACCCTGTGGGCAGAACCCGGGATGAACAACCCCGACGACCCCGAATCACCCCGCGGAGCGGCCTACGGCGCCGACGCCGAGGCACTCTCCGCCGCCCGCGAACGGGACAGCCGGTCGCAGTCCCAGCGCAACCATGACGCACTCGAAGCAATGCTCGACCACCTCCTCGCCAACGGCGCCCTCGGCGACTCCGTCGCCCTCCCCTCACATTTGGTGGTCACCGCATCGCTCGAAGACCTCGAAAACCGGGCAGGCGTTGCCGTCACCGCGACCGGCACGCGTCTCCCGGTCACCGATCTGGTCGACATCGCAGCCGACGCGACCCCATGGCTCGAAGTCTTCGAAGGCCAGTCGTCGCAGATCCTGCACTTCGGGCGTGGCCGCCGCCTGGCGTCCCTCGCCCAACGCCTCGCGTTGTTCGGCAGGGACCGCGGCTGCACCGCACCCGGCTGCACCACCCCGTGGTCACGCACCCAGGCCCATCACATGCCCGACTGGCACGACGGCGGACCCACCGACATCGACCACCTGGGCGGTGCGTGCGGAGGACATAACCGCAGCGTCTCCACCACACCCGGCGGATGGGAGACCACCATCCTCACCTCGGGCCCGTTCAAGGGCCGGGTCGGCTGGCGACCCACCGGCTCGAACGAGCCGTGGAAGGTCAACCACTCCCTGCAGCCGGAGAAGCTCCTCCCGGCAGTTCGGGCCACCAAGTCCGGATCGGCAGTGGAGAAGTGGCTCTCCTGCCGAATCCCGGCACCACCACCGGGACCACCGGCCCCACCCGGGACCGACGTGGTGCGGAACCTCGCCTGA
- a CDS encoding nitroreductase family deazaflavin-dependent oxidoreductase, producing the protein MTPELSPTDWVRNQTEKILAEGTTDGVGINGMKVVLFTTLGAKSGKERYVPLMRVEEDGKYAMVASKGGDPKHPSWYFNVKANPQVTVQDGDVVSVKTAREVSGDERAHWWELAVAAFPPYAEYQTKTDRLIPVFVLE; encoded by the coding sequence ATGACTCCTGAACTGAGCCCCACTGACTGGGTCCGCAACCAGACCGAGAAGATCCTCGCCGAAGGAACCACCGACGGTGTCGGCATCAACGGAATGAAGGTCGTGCTGTTCACCACGCTCGGCGCGAAGTCGGGCAAGGAGCGTTACGTGCCCCTGATGCGCGTGGAAGAAGACGGCAAGTATGCGATGGTCGCGTCCAAGGGCGGCGACCCGAAGCACCCGTCGTGGTACTTCAACGTGAAGGCCAACCCGCAGGTCACAGTGCAGGACGGCGACGTCGTCTCCGTGAAGACCGCCCGCGAAGTGTCCGGTGACGAGCGTGCCCACTGGTGGGAGCTCGCCGTCGCGGCGTTCCCGCCCTACGCGGAGTACCAGACCAAGACCGACCGCCTCATCCCCGTCTTCGTGCTGGAGTAG
- a CDS encoding NAD(P)/FAD-dependent oxidoreductase has protein sequence MTQTADIVIDTAADSPGARMDAWLAKFNNALAANDPQAVASLFVADSYWRDLVAFTWNLKTVEGPDRIVEMLTERLAETAPRGFAPSEAPSESDGVVEAFIEFETATGRGDGHLRIKADDDGEDRAWTLLTTLQELKGHEERNGFSRPMGAVHGNDPDRRSWAEKREDEEAELGTAVQPYVLVIGGGQGGIALGARLRQLGVPSVVVDKYDRPGDQWRSRYKTLCLHDPVWYDHLPYLPFPDNWPVFAPKDKIGDWLEFYTKVMEVPYWSKTECTSASYDEEAGRWTVELVRDGEKMTLHPTQLVLATGMSGKANVPTFPGAEIFAGDQHHSSRHPGPDAYAGKKVVVIGANNSAHDICKALVENGIDTTMVQRSSTHIVKSDSLMEIGLGALYSEQAVKGGMTTKKADMTFASLPYKIMHQFQIPLYDQIRERDKDFYARLEAAGFDLDFGDDDSGLFMKYLRRGSGYYIDVGACERVADGTIKLAHGGVDHLTENSVVLSDGTELPADVVVYATGYGSMNGWAADLMGQEVADRVGKVWGLGSDTTKDPGPWEGEQRNMWKPTQQPGLWFHGGNLHQSRHYSLYLALQLKARFEGLDTPVYGLQEVHHLS, from the coding sequence ATGACGCAGACCGCCGACATCGTGATCGACACGGCAGCCGACTCGCCGGGAGCGCGAATGGACGCCTGGCTGGCCAAGTTCAACAACGCGCTCGCAGCGAACGACCCGCAGGCGGTGGCGTCCCTGTTCGTCGCCGACAGCTATTGGCGCGACCTGGTGGCGTTCACCTGGAATCTCAAGACCGTTGAGGGCCCGGATCGGATCGTCGAGATGCTCACCGAACGCCTCGCCGAGACGGCTCCGCGCGGATTTGCACCGAGCGAGGCCCCGTCGGAGTCGGACGGGGTTGTTGAGGCTTTCATCGAGTTCGAGACGGCCACCGGCCGCGGCGACGGTCATCTCCGCATCAAGGCCGACGACGACGGGGAGGATCGGGCGTGGACGCTGCTCACCACCCTCCAGGAACTCAAAGGTCACGAAGAGCGCAACGGCTTCTCGCGACCGATGGGCGCAGTCCACGGCAACGACCCGGACCGACGCTCGTGGGCGGAGAAGCGGGAAGACGAGGAGGCCGAACTCGGCACTGCCGTCCAGCCGTACGTGCTGGTCATCGGTGGCGGCCAGGGCGGCATCGCACTCGGCGCCCGGCTGCGGCAGCTCGGTGTTCCGTCGGTTGTGGTCGACAAGTACGACCGCCCGGGTGACCAGTGGCGCAGCCGTTACAAGACGCTCTGCCTGCACGACCCGGTCTGGTACGACCACCTCCCGTACCTGCCGTTCCCGGACAACTGGCCGGTGTTTGCGCCGAAGGACAAGATCGGCGACTGGCTGGAGTTCTACACCAAGGTCATGGAGGTCCCGTACTGGAGCAAAACTGAGTGCACGTCGGCGTCGTACGACGAAGAAGCGGGCCGATGGACCGTCGAGTTGGTTCGTGACGGCGAGAAGATGACGCTGCATCCGACTCAGCTCGTCTTGGCGACCGGCATGTCCGGAAAGGCCAACGTTCCGACGTTCCCAGGCGCGGAGATCTTCGCCGGCGACCAGCATCACTCCAGCCGGCACCCGGGGCCGGACGCGTACGCGGGCAAGAAGGTAGTCGTCATCGGCGCCAACAACTCGGCGCACGACATCTGCAAGGCGCTTGTCGAGAACGGCATCGACACCACGATGGTGCAGCGTTCGTCGACGCACATCGTGAAGTCCGATTCGCTGATGGAGATCGGACTCGGTGCGCTCTACAGCGAGCAGGCGGTCAAGGGCGGCATGACCACGAAGAAGGCTGACATGACCTTCGCTTCGTTGCCGTACAAGATCATGCATCAGTTCCAGATCCCGCTGTACGACCAGATCCGCGAACGGGACAAGGACTTCTACGCACGACTCGAGGCCGCCGGGTTCGACCTCGACTTCGGCGACGACGACTCCGGACTGTTCATGAAGTACCTGCGGCGCGGTTCGGGCTACTACATCGACGTCGGCGCGTGTGAGCGCGTCGCCGACGGCACCATCAAGCTGGCTCACGGCGGCGTCGATCATCTGACGGAGAACAGTGTGGTGCTCTCCGACGGCACCGAACTGCCCGCCGACGTCGTCGTCTACGCGACCGGGTACGGCTCGATGAACGGCTGGGCGGCCGACCTGATGGGACAGGAAGTCGCAGACCGAGTCGGCAAGGTGTGGGGCCTCGGCTCCGACACCACGAAGGACCCCGGGCCTTGGGAAGGAGAGCAGCGCAACATGTGGAAGCCGACGCAGCAGCCCGGCCTGTGGTTCCACGGCGGCAACCTGCACCAGTCGCGCCACTACTCCCTGTATCTCGCACTCCAGCTCAAGGCCCGTTTCGAAGGCCTCGACACCCCCGTCTACGGACTGCAGGAGGTGCATCATCTGAGCTGA
- a CDS encoding GAF domain-containing protein, whose translation MTITTGHPAPEPALATGEDPREFAQVLHAVYDAAMAGERLPARPRSVIGQSWERAAHAGVDPDRGGPSDPIAAADLTERRRSSGLADLLDDLTHGLDAVVRDSPNILVVADADGHVLWRAGTSAVRRRADHLGFVEGASWAEGAVGTNAIGTALASGRAVQVFSAEHFVRTHHAWTCTGAPIHDPRTGGLLGAVDVSGPASSIHPATVALVDSVARLAEARLQIAHHDQLDMLRSVAAPILARAGRPALAVDEFGWVAAVDRVPPRRRIVLPSDVAPDRMHVAGLGLCDLEPLPGGWLVRPADVESRTGTTVVITDEPDGRAAVTVRTTDGEWTHRATPRHRDLLAQLAVHREGRSAAELASTIFGDPTRTVTVRAEMSRLRRTFGALLATGPYRFAKDVDVTVA comes from the coding sequence ATGACGATCACAACAGGCCACCCCGCACCCGAACCGGCCCTCGCGACCGGTGAGGATCCGCGCGAGTTCGCGCAGGTCCTGCACGCCGTATACGACGCGGCGATGGCAGGCGAACGTCTACCGGCACGTCCCCGCTCGGTGATCGGGCAGTCGTGGGAGCGGGCCGCCCACGCGGGCGTCGACCCCGACCGAGGCGGACCGTCCGACCCGATCGCCGCCGCCGACCTCACCGAGCGACGTCGCTCGTCCGGCCTCGCCGATCTCCTGGACGACCTCACTCACGGCCTCGACGCCGTCGTCCGCGACAGCCCGAACATCCTCGTGGTCGCCGACGCCGACGGGCACGTGCTGTGGCGGGCCGGCACCTCCGCGGTGCGACGCCGCGCCGACCACCTCGGTTTCGTCGAGGGTGCGTCGTGGGCCGAAGGCGCCGTCGGCACCAACGCCATCGGCACCGCGCTCGCGTCCGGCCGGGCCGTGCAGGTGTTCTCCGCCGAGCACTTCGTCCGCACACATCACGCGTGGACCTGCACCGGAGCGCCGATCCACGATCCGCGAACCGGTGGGCTGCTCGGCGCCGTGGACGTGAGCGGCCCCGCGTCGTCGATCCACCCGGCGACGGTCGCCCTGGTCGACTCGGTGGCCCGACTCGCCGAAGCCCGACTGCAGATCGCGCATCACGACCAACTCGACATGCTGCGCAGCGTCGCCGCCCCGATCCTCGCCAGGGCAGGTCGGCCCGCTCTCGCCGTCGACGAGTTCGGCTGGGTCGCCGCAGTAGACCGCGTTCCGCCGCGACGACGGATCGTCCTGCCCTCCGACGTCGCGCCCGACCGGATGCACGTCGCCGGCCTCGGCCTGTGCGACCTCGAACCCCTTCCCGGCGGATGGCTCGTGCGGCCCGCCGACGTCGAGTCGCGAACCGGGACGACCGTCGTGATCACCGACGAGCCCGACGGCCGAGCCGCCGTCACCGTCCGAACGACGGACGGCGAATGGACCCACCGAGCCACCCCTCGACACCGAGATCTGTTGGCGCAGTTGGCAGTTCATCGCGAGGGCCGAAGTGCCGCGGAACTCGCGTCCACCATCTTCGGCGACCCGACGCGCACCGTCACCGTGCGCGCCGAGATGTCACGGCTCCGCAGGACGTTCGGCGCGCTCCTCGCCACCGGGCCGTACCGATTCGCGAAAGACGTCGACGTCACGGTCGCCTGA
- a CDS encoding metallophosphoesterase, whose amino-acid sequence MFVVAQISDLHFRNSDPEQLARIDAVMRYLNERCGGPSAIDALLVTGDLADDGLPGQYAEAAAHVVTEIPTLTLLGNHDDRTAFHGGLQPVNTSLLVDGLLLLGLDSSIPGRQDGELTETTLAWASEQIEAAGDAPVLVAFHHPPIDVGMPFMDSIRQLDPSAFEAFVRRHENIVGLVCGHIHSPSTTMFAGVPLVTAPGVASTLNLPFEGDDVLNDTQPPGIAFHFIDDTGRLTTHFRSVRLD is encoded by the coding sequence ATGTTCGTCGTCGCCCAGATCAGCGACCTGCACTTCCGCAACTCCGACCCGGAGCAACTCGCGCGCATCGACGCCGTGATGCGCTACCTGAACGAGCGCTGCGGCGGTCCGTCGGCGATCGACGCGCTCCTGGTGACCGGCGATCTCGCCGACGACGGACTCCCCGGCCAGTACGCGGAAGCGGCCGCGCACGTCGTCACCGAGATCCCGACGCTCACACTGCTCGGCAACCACGACGACCGCACCGCCTTCCACGGCGGCCTGCAGCCGGTGAACACGTCACTGCTCGTGGACGGACTGCTCCTCCTCGGCCTCGATTCGTCGATACCCGGTCGCCAGGACGGTGAACTCACCGAGACGACGCTTGCCTGGGCGTCCGAACAGATCGAGGCCGCGGGTGACGCCCCGGTCCTGGTCGCATTCCACCATCCGCCCATCGATGTGGGCATGCCGTTCATGGACTCGATCCGCCAACTCGACCCGTCGGCGTTCGAGGCGTTTGTGCGCCGTCACGAGAACATCGTCGGCCTGGTGTGCGGGCACATCCACTCTCCGTCGACGACGATGTTCGCCGGAGTGCCACTGGTCACCGCGCCGGGTGTGGCGTCGACGTTGAACTTGCCGTTCGAGGGCGATGACGTCCTCAACGACACACAGCCGCCCGGCATCGCCTTCCACTTCATCGACGACACCGGACGTCTGACCACCCATTTCCGTAGCGTTCGGCTCGACTAG
- a CDS encoding ABC transporter permease, which produces MVTVRRLVFADLRHSRASFIGVFVAVLIATALITGLGVLFESGFRGGLEPQRLAGAPIVVSGPQTVDVIEDADLPLAERAPLPKDATSRIAAMPEVEKVIGDRSVPVLVGGRPVIAHGWQSVQIAGLEIVDGRAPAAHGEAVVADGTGLSVGDRTVVDRAGRQVDVTVVGTVDDLGRSDDRPSDVYLGDKMLATIAPGSARVLAVIPREGESPESVADRIRGAFPGIEARTGSSRGDTEFRDAGAGRAALIGISAAFAGTCLLVALFVVSGTLSLSVQSRHRDFALLRAVGASGRQIRGIVTREVLLVAVLGAATGVVPGYLLAGVLQWGFVEGGVIPSDFELATGPLPAVVGCGSVLVAAVVAGLLAARRPAKLDPVDALRDAAAPTATPHKARLVAGVLLGVGGLGASAGPVMAEGEAARASSAGAAMLLIIAVALLGPWLMSALTAVVGAVLRSTGAPAPVLAAESARHDTRRFAAAVTPLALGIGLGLVQLGAPAITAEAASTEVRVGVTADLAVRHPGGLAPEVIDDLRDIRGVLAVNPLTATQAVAQYRMVDDDRDTRSTMSLTGVDPESLPATLDVDVRSGDLARLAEKNTVAVSTDFASTARVDVGGRLVGFFGDGAPLDATVVAVYTRGLGFGAALMADDTVRAHTESGVSTQALLSTEPGADVASRVSDMGLTAVAPSDDPADRAEAEQQGWVNTIALVVILGYIAVAVVNTLVMATTQRRRDFALLRLVGAKRQQIRSMMRIESLLVAGAALVLGLLVAAPPLVGLSIGMGGSAVPTLPLVGSVVVVGAMCGIGLAALAVGTRVAMRGAEPGSAV; this is translated from the coding sequence GTGGTGACCGTGCGTCGACTCGTCTTCGCCGATCTCCGGCACTCGCGTGCAAGCTTCATCGGTGTTTTTGTGGCGGTCCTCATCGCGACGGCGCTGATCACCGGACTGGGCGTGCTCTTCGAATCCGGGTTCCGCGGCGGTCTTGAACCTCAACGACTGGCGGGCGCACCGATCGTCGTCTCCGGCCCGCAGACTGTCGACGTGATCGAAGACGCCGATCTGCCACTGGCTGAACGCGCCCCGCTGCCGAAGGACGCGACGTCGCGGATCGCGGCGATGCCGGAGGTCGAGAAGGTGATCGGGGATCGATCGGTTCCGGTGCTGGTCGGCGGGCGACCGGTGATCGCACATGGATGGCAGTCCGTCCAGATCGCGGGCCTCGAGATCGTCGACGGTCGGGCGCCCGCAGCTCACGGTGAGGCGGTCGTCGCCGATGGCACCGGCCTGTCGGTCGGCGATCGCACCGTCGTCGACCGTGCCGGACGCCAGGTGGACGTCACGGTTGTCGGGACCGTCGACGACCTCGGTCGGTCAGACGACCGGCCGTCCGACGTCTACCTCGGTGACAAGATGCTGGCGACGATCGCGCCCGGCTCGGCCCGTGTGCTCGCCGTGATTCCGCGCGAGGGGGAGTCGCCGGAGTCGGTCGCCGATCGGATCCGGGGCGCGTTTCCCGGAATCGAAGCTCGCACCGGCAGCAGTCGCGGTGACACCGAGTTCCGCGATGCGGGTGCCGGTCGGGCCGCCCTGATCGGGATCAGCGCCGCCTTCGCCGGCACCTGCCTGCTCGTCGCGCTGTTCGTCGTGTCGGGCACGCTCTCGCTGTCGGTGCAGTCGAGGCACCGCGACTTCGCGCTGCTCCGCGCGGTGGGCGCGTCGGGCAGGCAGATCCGCGGCATCGTCACGCGCGAGGTGCTCCTGGTCGCCGTCCTCGGCGCCGCGACGGGCGTTGTCCCCGGCTACCTCCTCGCAGGCGTGCTCCAATGGGGCTTCGTCGAAGGCGGCGTGATCCCGTCCGACTTCGAACTCGCCACCGGGCCGCTCCCTGCTGTCGTGGGGTGTGGGTCCGTGCTCGTCGCCGCGGTCGTCGCGGGGCTGCTCGCCGCGCGACGACCGGCGAAACTCGATCCGGTCGACGCCCTGCGAGACGCCGCGGCGCCGACGGCGACGCCGCACAAGGCCCGGCTGGTGGCGGGCGTCCTCCTCGGAGTGGGTGGCCTGGGTGCGTCCGCCGGGCCGGTGATGGCCGAAGGAGAGGCCGCGCGGGCATCGTCCGCGGGTGCCGCGATGCTGCTGATCATCGCTGTCGCGCTGCTCGGTCCGTGGTTGATGTCGGCGCTGACGGCAGTCGTCGGCGCCGTGCTGCGCAGTACAGGAGCGCCTGCGCCCGTGCTGGCCGCCGAGTCCGCGCGGCACGACACCCGCAGGTTCGCGGCGGCGGTGACTCCGCTTGCACTCGGGATCGGGCTCGGACTCGTCCAGTTGGGCGCGCCGGCCATCACGGCGGAGGCGGCGTCGACGGAAGTCCGAGTGGGAGTGACCGCCGACCTCGCGGTCCGGCACCCCGGAGGGCTTGCGCCCGAGGTGATCGACGACCTCCGCGACATTCGGGGTGTGCTGGCGGTGAATCCGTTGACGGCGACACAGGCGGTCGCGCAGTACCGGATGGTCGACGACGACAGGGACACCCGGTCGACGATGTCGCTGACCGGCGTCGATCCCGAATCGCTGCCCGCCACCCTCGACGTCGACGTCCGTTCGGGCGACCTCGCTCGGCTCGCAGAGAAGAACACGGTGGCCGTCAGCACGGACTTCGCGTCCACGGCGAGGGTGGATGTAGGTGGTCGGCTGGTCGGCTTCTTCGGGGACGGCGCACCGCTCGACGCGACGGTGGTTGCCGTGTACACCCGCGGCCTCGGGTTCGGCGCCGCGCTGATGGCGGACGACACGGTCCGAGCGCACACCGAATCGGGAGTGAGCACGCAGGCTCTCCTGTCCACCGAACCGGGCGCCGACGTCGCGTCCAGGGTGTCGGACATGGGTCTGACCGCAGTGGCTCCGTCGGATGATCCCGCCGATCGCGCCGAAGCTGAGCAGCAGGGCTGGGTCAATACGATCGCGCTCGTGGTGATCCTCGGCTACATCGCGGTAGCTGTGGTGAACACCCTGGTCATGGCCACCACTCAGCGGCGTCGGGACTTCGCTCTACTTCGCCTGGTCGGCGCGAAGCGGCAGCAGATCCGGTCGATGATGCGGATCGAATCGCTCCTCGTCGCAGGCGCGGCGCTTGTCCTCGGTCTGCTGGTGGCGGCGCCGCCGCTGGTCGGTCTGAGCATCGGCATGGGCGGGTCCGCGGTGCCGACCCTGCCTCTTGTCGGCTCGGTCGTGGTCGTCGGTGCGATGTGCGGGATCGGATTGGCGGCACTCGCGGTCGGCACCCGGGTCGCGATGCGCGGCGCGGAGCCGGGAAGCGCCGTCTGA
- a CDS encoding ABC transporter ATP-binding protein, whose product MTSTALTVEAVVKKYGRGRSGVTALRGVDLRLPTGSFTAVMGPSGSGKSTLLHCAAGLDTPTSGTVRMGGDTVSQLGANKLTAFRRDHVGFVFQSYNLLPALTVEDNITLPLLLGRRAVDRDWLDYLIGAVGLTERRKHRPTELSGGQQQRVAIARALVTRPHVVFGDEPTGALDSRTAKQVLDLLAYTARTLDQTILMVTHDPIAAAHADRVVFLADGAVVGSMAGGDAQAIASRMSSLGAW is encoded by the coding sequence ATGACATCGACAGCACTGACCGTGGAAGCGGTCGTCAAGAAGTACGGCAGAGGACGCAGTGGGGTCACCGCACTGCGCGGCGTCGACCTGCGGTTGCCGACCGGCTCGTTCACGGCGGTCATGGGCCCGTCCGGATCGGGCAAGAGCACCCTGCTGCACTGCGCAGCCGGCCTGGACACGCCGACGAGCGGAACGGTGCGGATGGGCGGGGACACAGTCTCGCAGCTCGGAGCGAACAAGCTGACCGCGTTCCGCAGGGACCACGTCGGGTTCGTCTTCCAGTCGTACAACCTGCTGCCCGCGCTCACCGTCGAAGACAACATCACCCTTCCGCTGCTGCTCGGCCGGCGCGCGGTGGATCGCGATTGGCTCGACTACCTGATCGGCGCCGTTGGACTCACCGAACGACGCAAGCACCGTCCGACGGAACTGTCCGGCGGGCAGCAGCAGCGCGTGGCGATCGCCCGAGCCCTCGTGACGCGGCCGCATGTCGTGTTCGGCGACGAACCGACGGGCGCCCTCGACTCGCGGACCGCCAAGCAGGTCCTCGACCTCCTGGCGTACACCGCGCGCACGCTTGACCAGACGATTCTCATGGTGACGCACGATCCGATCGCAGCGGCACACGCCGACCGCGTGGTATTCCTCGCCGACGGCGCGGTCGTCGGGTCGATGGCGGGCGGCGACGCGCAGGCGATCGCTTCCCGCATGAGTTCACTCGGGGCGTGGTGA